In the genome of Triticum urartu cultivar G1812 chromosome 5, Tu2.1, whole genome shotgun sequence, one region contains:
- the LOC125509789 gene encoding heat shock 70 kDa protein, mitochondrial-like codes for MAIGSLLASRLARSGHALATRAIAQAPRTHQHHHATSPLLSRLGAVARAFSSRPAAADVIGIDLGTTNSCVSVMEGKTPRVIENAEGARTTPSIVATNSKGEILIGITASRQAVTNAENTVRGSKRLIGRAFDDPQTQKEMNMVPYKIVRGTNGDAWVEMAGKSYSPSQIGAFVLTKMKETAEAYLGKSVSKAVITVPAYFNDAQRQATKDAGRIAGLEVMRIINEPTAAALSYGMNNKEGLIAVFDLGGGTFDVSILEISNGVFEVKATNGDTFLGGEDFDATLLNYLVSEYKNSDNIDLSKDKLALQRLREAAEKAKVELSSTPQTEINLPFITADASGAKHFNITLTRSKFESLVGNLIERTRIPCTNCLKDAGVSAKEIDEVLLVGGMTRVPKVQDIVSQIFGKSPSKGVNPDEAVAMGAAIQGGILRGDVKELLLLDVTPLSLGIETLGGIFTRLINRNTTIPTKKSQTFSTAADNQTQVGIKVLQGEREMATDNKLLGEFQLEGIPPAPRGMPQIEVTFDIDANGIVKVSAKDKSTGKEQDITIKSSGGLSDSDIEKMVKEAELNSQRDQERKSLIDLRNSADTTIYSIEKSVSEYKDKVPAEVVTEIQSAASDLRAAMAGDDLDAIKQKLEAANKAVSKIGQHMQGGGGAAGGDSGSSGGGDQTPEAEYQDPKEAKM; via the exons ATGGCCATCGGATCTCTCCTCGCCTCGCGGCTGGCCAGGTCCGGCCACGCCCTCGCCACGCGCGCCATCGCTCAG GCTCCCAGGACACATCAGCATCATCACGCGACGTCTCCCCTGCTCTCCAGGCTCGGAGCCGTGGCCCGCGCTTTCAG CTCAAGGCCCGCCGCCGCCGATGTCATCGGGATCGATTTGGGCACGACTAACTCATGTGTCTCCGTCATGGAAGGAAAG ACACCACGGGTGATTGAAAATGCTGAAGGTGCGAGGACAACACCCTCCATTGTTGCCACAAACAGCAAAGGCGAGATCTTGATCGGCATCACTGCCAGTCGACAGGCAGTGACAAATGCCGAGAACACAGTTCGTGGGTCCAAGCGCCTGATTGGTAGAGCTTTTGATGACCCCCAAACACAGAAGGAAATGAATATGGTGCCTTACAAGATTGTCAGGGGAACAAATGGTGATGCCTGGGTGGAGATGGCTGGGAAGTCATACTCCCCAAGCCAGATTGGTGCCTTTGTTCTTACCAAGATGAAGGAAACTGCAGAGGCTTACCTTGGCAAGTCGGTCTCCAAGGCTGTTATTACAGTCCCAGcttatttcaatgatgctcagcGTCAGGCCACCAAGGATGCTGGTAGGATTGCTGGGTTGGAGGTGATGAGGATTATCAATGAGCCCACTGCCGCAGCTCTGTCGTATGGAATGAACAACAAGGAGGGCCTGATTGCTGTATTTGACTTGGGTGGTGGCACATTTGATGTATCAATCCTTGAGATTTCTAATGGTGTTTTTGAG GTCAAGGCAACCAATGGAGATACTTTCCTTGGCGGTGAGGACTTCGATGCTACATTGCTCAACTACCTGGTTAGTGAATATAAGAACTCTGACAACATTGATCTGAGCAAGGACAAGTTGGCCCTGCAAAGGCTCAGGGAAGCTGCTGAGAAGGCGAAGGTTGAGCTTTCCTCGACTCCACAGACTGAAATCAATCTCCCCTTCATCACAGCAGATGCCTCTGGTGCGAAGCATTTCAACATTACCTTGACCAGATCAAAGTTTGAGTCTCTTGTGGGCAACCTCATTGAGAGAACTCGCATCCCATGCACAAACTGCCTCAAGGATGCTGGTGTTTCTGCAAAGGAGATTGATGAGGTTCTACTGGTTGGTGGTATGACAAGGGTGCCAAAGGTCCAGGATATTGTTTCCCAGATATTCGGCAAGTCCCCAAGCAAGGGTGTCAATCCTGATGAGGCTGTTGCCATGGGAGCTGCCATTCAGGGTGGTATCTTGAGGGGTGATGTGAAGGAGCTCTTGCTGCTGGATGTCACGCCCCTTTCCCTTGGTATTGAGACTCTTGGAGGCATCTTCACAAGGCTAATCAACAGGAACACAACAATTCCAACCAAGAAGAGCCAGACCTTCTCCACTGCTGCAGATAACCAGACGCAGGTTGGAATCAAGGTGCTTCAGGGTGAGAGGGAGATGGCTACAGATAACAAGCTTCTTGGTGAATTCCAGCTTGAAGGCATTCCACCAGCCCCAAGGGGTATGCCACAGATTGAGGTCACTTTTGACATTGATGCCAATGGAATTGTCAAGGTGTCAGCAAAGGACAAGTCCACTGGCAAAGAGCAAGATATCACCATCAAATCGTCAGGTGGCTTGTCTGACAGTGACATCGAGAAGATGGTCAAGGAGGCCGAGCTGAATTCTCAGCGGGATCAGGAAAGGAAGTCGTTGATTGACCTCAGGAACTCTGCAGATACCACCATCTACAGCATCGAGAAGAGCGTCAGCGAGTACAAAGACAAGGTCCCTGCTGAAGTTGTCACGGAGATCCAGTCTGCTGCCTCTGATCTGAGAGCAGCAATGGCTGGCGATGATTTGGACGCCATCAAGCAGAAGCTGGAGGCGGCGAACAAGGCAGTCTCAAAGATTGGACAGCACATGCAGGGTGGTGGCGGGGCTGCCGGTGGTGACAGCGGCAGCAGTGGTGGTGGCGACCAGACTCCAGAAGCTGAATACCAGGACCCCAAGGAGGCCAAGATGTAG